A part of Mesoplodon densirostris isolate mMesDen1 chromosome 10, mMesDen1 primary haplotype, whole genome shotgun sequence genomic DNA contains:
- the TMEM217B gene encoding putative transmembrane protein 217B: protein MNDKKFSFMMGIFCILNTIQFLIFEVNEVAYIGYEDNFSIYKETKSELVSWVTTYKKHINICLSTITLLVSSLFLYCIHISNYAGLLCYTMWIITYELLSFSVVLLTNGTIKEQFKELRYLHLIFQVSRMILHFFCLPFVTKYAYSLYKDLKALSKIGRCKHSSVGTVVSWPPVGLGTLHRKLN, encoded by the coding sequence ATGAATGACAAGAAGTTCTCCTTCATGATGGGCATCTTCTGTATCCTCAACACCATCCAGTTCCTCATCTTTGAAGTGAACGAGGTTGCATACATCGGCTACGAGGACAACTTCAGCATCTACAAGGAGACAAAGTCTGAGCTAGTCTCTTGGGTCACGACCTACAAGAAGCATATCAACATCTGCCTATCCACCATCACCCTCCTGGTCAGCTCCTTGTTCCTCTATTGCATCCACATCAGCAACTACGCAGGGCTGCTGTGCTACACCATGTGGATCATCACCTATGAGCTCCTCAGCTTCTCCGTGGTCCTGCTCACCAATGGGACCATCAAAGAGCAGTTCAAGGAGCTGAGGTACTTGCACTTGATTTTCCAGGTCTCCCGAATGATCCTGCACTTTTTCTGTCTGCCCTTCGTCACCAAGTATGCGTACTCCCTTTACAAGGACCTCAAGGCTTTAAGCAAGATAGGCCGCTGCAAACACTCCTCTGTTGGTACAGTTGTCTCGTGGCCACCTGTCGGGCTGGGAACCTTGCACCGCAAGTTAAACTAA